Proteins found in one Triticum urartu cultivar G1812 chromosome 4, Tu2.1, whole genome shotgun sequence genomic segment:
- the LOC125551572 gene encoding tRNA-specific adenosine deaminase TAD3-like isoform X2 has product MLWLRRLNPRQLNQVCPLENLRHVKRVRRRIQCEKSELSIILCLSTESESGKNGFPEAVQKVVKAYQLSPFIAKVASYPAMSKEEWEEQCKLWPTSYHPLHDTGGSSGFKEDELPSIFDCMRTAIQLSEVGNTAIIVDPSSMQIISKATDQTHQHDAFQKRNRCVNVEADGGRSLAETAGANDGRLLLSSSHVRNGLNMEVSCMDPWGWTKQRSSEQKTLSSEGGFLWHPLRHAAIVAIENAAERDRMMFHTSTSPTTELDLNGDMDNCSDNEPAKRPKIVTKDKEQAEHQECGSDLSGTNRPYLCTGFDIYLVWEPCTMCAMALVHQRFKRVFYAFPNPITGALGSVYRLHGEKSLNHHYSVCRVKMPEPDLNVSSDYPEKGCSDFVPS; this is encoded by the exons ATGTTGTGGCTGCGAAGATTGAATCCAAG GCAACTTAATCAGGTGTGCCCACTGGAGAATCTGCGGCATGTTAAGCGGGTGCGTCGTCGTATTCAGTGTG AAAAATCCGAGTTATCGATCATCTTATGCCTTTCCACTGAATCTGAAAGTGGTAAGAATGGGTTTCCTGAGGCTGTACAGAAGGTAGTGAAGGCTTACCAGTTGAGTCCTTTCATTGCAAAA GTTGCCAGCTATCCTGCTATGTCGAAAGAGGAATGGGAGGAACAGTGCAAACTCTGGCCAACTTCTTATCATCCCCTGCATGA CACTGGTGGTTCATCTGGATTTAAAGAGGATGAATTACCATCAATATTTGATTGCATGAGGACTGCTATCCAGTTATCAGAG GTGGGCAACACGGCCATTATTGTTGATCCATCAAGTATGCAAATAATTTCAAAGGCTACAGATCAAACACACCAGCATGATGCCTTCCAGAAAAGGAACAGATGTGTCAATGTGGAAGCAGATGGTGGCCGCTCTTTGGCTGAAACAGCTGGGGCTAATGATGGCAGGTTGTTGCTGTCAAGCTCCCATGTTCGCAATGGCTTGAACATGGAGGTCTCATGTATGGACCCGTGGGGATGGACAAAACAGAGGTCTTCTGAGCAGAAGACTTTGTCCTCTGAAGGTGGTTTTCTTTGGCATCCTCTGAGACATGCTGCCATAGTTGCCATTGAAAATGCTGCCGAGAGAGATCGAATGATGTTCCATACTTCAACTTCTCCAACAACCGAATTAGACTTAAATGGCGATATGGATAATTGTTCTGATAATGAACCAGCAAAGCGGCCAAAGATAGTTACAAAG GATAAAGAACAAGCTGAGCATCAAGAATGCGGGAGTGACTTGTCTGGAACAAACAGACCATATCTCTGCACAGGATTCGACATCTACCTTGTTTGGGAACCCTGCACAAT GTGTGCTATGGCACTTGTACATCAAAGGTTCAAGCGTGTCTTCTATGCTTTCCCTAATCCAATCACTGGAGCGCTGGGCAGTGTCTACAGATTGCATGGGGAGAAAAGTTTAAATCACCATTACTCCGTGTGTAGGGTAAAAATGCCAGAGCCAGATCTGAATGTTTCAAGTGATTACCCTGAAAAAGGCTGCTCAGATTTTGTACCATCCTAG
- the LOC125551572 gene encoding tRNA-specific adenosine deaminase TAD3-like isoform X1 — MVWELIEVAGNLTPLPHSTVDVVAAKIESKVANTVIRQLNQVCPLENLRHVKRVRRRIQCEKSELSIILCLSTESESGKNGFPEAVQKVVKAYQLSPFIAKVASYPAMSKEEWEEQCKLWPTSYHPLHDTGGSSGFKEDELPSIFDCMRTAIQLSEVGNTAIIVDPSSMQIISKATDQTHQHDAFQKRNRCVNVEADGGRSLAETAGANDGRLLLSSSHVRNGLNMEVSCMDPWGWTKQRSSEQKTLSSEGGFLWHPLRHAAIVAIENAAERDRMMFHTSTSPTTELDLNGDMDNCSDNEPAKRPKIVTKDKEQAEHQECGSDLSGTNRPYLCTGFDIYLVWEPCTMCAMALVHQRFKRVFYAFPNPITGALGSVYRLHGEKSLNHHYSVCRVKMPEPDLNVSSDYPEKGCSDFVPS, encoded by the exons ATGGTGTGGGAGCTTATCGAGGTCGCCGGCAACCTAACTCCCCTCCCACATTCTACAG TTGATGTTGTGGCTGCGAAGATTGAATCCAAGGTAGCCAATACTGTCATTAG GCAACTTAATCAGGTGTGCCCACTGGAGAATCTGCGGCATGTTAAGCGGGTGCGTCGTCGTATTCAGTGTG AAAAATCCGAGTTATCGATCATCTTATGCCTTTCCACTGAATCTGAAAGTGGTAAGAATGGGTTTCCTGAGGCTGTACAGAAGGTAGTGAAGGCTTACCAGTTGAGTCCTTTCATTGCAAAA GTTGCCAGCTATCCTGCTATGTCGAAAGAGGAATGGGAGGAACAGTGCAAACTCTGGCCAACTTCTTATCATCCCCTGCATGA CACTGGTGGTTCATCTGGATTTAAAGAGGATGAATTACCATCAATATTTGATTGCATGAGGACTGCTATCCAGTTATCAGAG GTGGGCAACACGGCCATTATTGTTGATCCATCAAGTATGCAAATAATTTCAAAGGCTACAGATCAAACACACCAGCATGATGCCTTCCAGAAAAGGAACAGATGTGTCAATGTGGAAGCAGATGGTGGCCGCTCTTTGGCTGAAACAGCTGGGGCTAATGATGGCAGGTTGTTGCTGTCAAGCTCCCATGTTCGCAATGGCTTGAACATGGAGGTCTCATGTATGGACCCGTGGGGATGGACAAAACAGAGGTCTTCTGAGCAGAAGACTTTGTCCTCTGAAGGTGGTTTTCTTTGGCATCCTCTGAGACATGCTGCCATAGTTGCCATTGAAAATGCTGCCGAGAGAGATCGAATGATGTTCCATACTTCAACTTCTCCAACAACCGAATTAGACTTAAATGGCGATATGGATAATTGTTCTGATAATGAACCAGCAAAGCGGCCAAAGATAGTTACAAAG GATAAAGAACAAGCTGAGCATCAAGAATGCGGGAGTGACTTGTCTGGAACAAACAGACCATATCTCTGCACAGGATTCGACATCTACCTTGTTTGGGAACCCTGCACAAT GTGTGCTATGGCACTTGTACATCAAAGGTTCAAGCGTGTCTTCTATGCTTTCCCTAATCCAATCACTGGAGCGCTGGGCAGTGTCTACAGATTGCATGGGGAGAAAAGTTTAAATCACCATTACTCCGTGTGTAGGGTAAAAATGCCAGAGCCAGATCTGAATGTTTCAAGTGATTACCCTGAAAAAGGCTGCTCAGATTTTGTACCATCCTAG